TGGCGTGATCTCGACGTCGCTTTTCCGCTTCAGAGGTCCCTACGCGGCCCACTGGGAGGTCATTTCGGCAGGAGCGGTCCTGGTGATCCTGCCGACGCTGATCGTCTTCCTGAGCCTGCAGAGGTTCATCTACAACGGCTTCATGCGAGGCGCGACCAGGTGACTCCCCAGGTGTCGGGCGCCACCGGCCGCAGCCGCCGTGGCCGGAGAAGTCCCCACGGCGGCTAGGCGGACAGCGCGGCCACCAGTACAGGAGTCACCTGCTCGACCTGCCAGGCCCGAGCGCCGAATCCCGCCAACGCCTCACTGATCGACTCGGCGGTCACCACCGTCGGCGGCTCCCAGCAGACCCGCCGCACGGTGTCCGGCGTGATCAGGTTCTCCTGCGGCATGCTCAGCTGCTCCGCCAGCGCGGACACCGCCGCCCTCGCGGCCGACAGCCTCGCGGCGGCCGCGGGGTCCTTGTCGGCCCAGGCGCGCGGTGGCGGAGGCCCCGTCACCGGCTGTCCGGGCTGCGGCAACTGCGCCTCGGCGAGCGCCTTGGCCCGGTCGACGGCCGCCTGCCACTGGTCCAGCTGCCGTCGGCCCATCCGATGGCCGAACCCGTTCAACGCGGCGAGCGCGTGCACGTTCAGCGGAAGCGCGAGCGCCGCCTCGACGATCGCCGTGTCGGACAGCACCTTCCCCGGCGACACGTCCCGCCGCTGGGCGATCCGGTCCCGCGCCTCCCACAGTTCCCGCACGACACCCAGCTGCCGACGCCGGCGCACCTTGTGCATCCCGGACGTACGGCGCCAGGGGTCCTTGCGGGGCTCGGCGGGCGGCGCGGCCGCGATCGCTGCGAACTCCTGAAGCGCCCACTCCAGCTTGCCCTGCCGGTCGAGCTCTTTCTCCAGCGCGTCCCGCAGATCGACGAGCAGCTCCACGTCGAGGGCGGCGTACCGCAGCCACGGCTCGGGCAGGGGACGGGTCGACCAGTCGACGGCCGAGTGCCCCTTCTCCAGTACGAAGCCCAGCACACCCTCGACCATCGCGCCGAGCCCCACCCGGGGGAACCCGGCGATCCGGCCGGCCAGCTCGGTGTCGAAGATGCGTGAGGGCACCATGCCTATCTCGCGCAGACAGGGCAGATCCTGGGTGGCGGCGTGCAGCACCCACTCCACACCGGAGAGTGCCTCGCCGAGCCCCGACAGGTCGGGACAGGCCACGGGGTCGATCAGTGCGGTGCCCGCGCCCGCGCGGCGCAGCTGCACGAGATAGGCGCGCTGTCCGTAGCGGTAGCCGGACGCCCGCTCGGCGTCGACGGCGACGGGTCCGGAACCTGCGGCGAACGCGGCGACGGCCTCGGCCAATGCGTCAGCGTCGGCGATCACGGGCGGAATGCCCTCGCGCGGCTCCAGCAGAGGGATCGGCGCCTCCGCTGCAGAAGATCCGCCATCGTCCGGAGGGCCGCCTCCGGTGGTTCGCAGTGAAATGTCTGCTGCGGTCTCTTGGGCGTCGGTCACATGTCAAGGGTATCTGTGTATGGACAGCGCCTGCCGACGGAACGTTCCGTCGGCAGGCGCCTGAGGGTCGTAAACCAGTCAGCCCGGTGAAAGCTCTGGTTCACGTCCGTGAACTGCGAGGCTCGCGAGAGCCTCAGTGGATGATGCCGGTACGGAGAGCCACCGCCACCATGCCGGCGCGGTCTCCCGTGCCGAGCTTGCGGGCGATCCGGGCGAGGTGGCTCTTGACGGTCAGGGCGGAGAGCCCCATCGAGACACCGATCGCCTTGTTGGACTGCCCTTCGGCCACCAGCCGCAGCACTTCGACCTCACGGCCGGAGAGCTCGCGGTAGCCGCCCGGGTGGCTCGGGGAACCCGGGGGGCGGCGGTGCATACGGGCGGCGGCGGCGCCGATGGGTGCGGCGCCCGGTCGGGTGGGGAGCCCGAGGTTGGTCCGGGTGCCGGTGACGACGTAGCCCTTGACGCCACCCGCGAGGGCGTTGCGTACGGCGCCGATGTCGTCGGCCGCGGAGAGGGCGAGGCCGTTGGGCCAGCCCGCCGCGCGGGTCTCGGACAGCAGCGTCAGGCCGGAGCCGTCGGGGAGATGGACATCGGCGATGCAGATGTCACGGGGGTTGGCGATGCGGGGGCGGGCCTCTGCCACGGACGAGGCCTCGATGACATCGCGCACACCGAGCGCCCAGAGATGACGGGTGACGGTGGAGCGGACACGCGGGTCGGCTACGACCACCATGGCGGTGGGCTTGTTGGGACGGTAGGCGACCAGGCTTGCGGGCTGCTCAAGAAGAACGGACACCGGGCCTCCTGGGGTGCGGGACGGCTTGGAAGGTCACAGACGTCTTCGGCACCGGACCCGGGGTCCTTTAGAGAATGATCACGATCTAGTGAGTAACAATTAGTGCAATTCGGACGTACGGTCGATCGTTCGGTGAACACATCGGTTCGTTCGACGGTTCACTCCTGACTGAAAGTGGCCGTATCGACAAATTGATGCGCCGGACGGGTGGACGGGTCCCCGTTGTGCACAGGTCGAGGTCGGTCAGCGCGCCTGGGGATCCCTGCGCTGCGGCAGCGTCACCACCGACGCGTCGCCCGGCCCGGCCGGCGGCAGACCCGCGACCTGGGCCAGCAGATCGCACCAGGACACCAGATGCGCCCCCACGTCCGGCACCCCGCCCAGGCCCTCACGGGGCGTCCAGGAGGCACGGATCTCGATCTGCGAGGTCGGGGAGCGCTCGGACAGGCCGCCGAAGTAGTGCGAGCTCGCCCGCGTGACGGTGCCGCTCGGTTCGCCGTACGACAGCCCGCGCCCCGCCAGGGCGCCGGTCAGCCAGGACCAGCACACCTCGGGCAGCAGCGGATCGGCGGCCATCTCCGGCTCCAGCTCCGCGCGCACCAGCGTCACCAGCCGGAACGTGCCCCGCCAGGCGTCGTGCCCGTCCGGGTCGTGCAGCAGCACCAGCCGGCCGTCGGCGAGGTCCTGGTCGCCGTCGACGACGGTGGCCTCCAGCGCGTACGCGTGCGGGGCGAGCCGCTGCGGTGCCCGCGTCGACTCGATCTCGATCTGCGGCCGCAGCCGACTGGTGCGCAGTGCCTGAACCGCGGCCTGGAAGGCCGGCGGAGCCGCACCGCTCCCCTCCCGGTCCCCTGCTTTCGCGTCGTCCATACCACCCGTGCCGTCCGACAGTCGTTCCTGAGCCGCAGCCATGCGGGAAGGTTAAAGGGAACCGGGGCCCGGTGCGCTCCTAGACACCCGCACTTAGGCGTACGTGGCAGAGCCCACGCCCCGTCGGAGCCGCACCGGAGCCATGCAAGACTTGCCCCGTGAGCGCCAACGAGACCCCCACGGGCAAGCCGCCGACAGCCACGTACGAATCCGCCTTCCTCAAGGCATGCCGGCGCGAACCCGTGCCGCACACCCCCGTCTGGTTCATGCGGCAGGCAGGGCGCTCACTTCCGGAGTACCGCAAGGTCCGCGAGGGCATCCCGATGCTCGAGTCGTGCACGCGGCCCGAGCTGGTCACCGAGATCACCCTCCAGCCGGTCCGCCGCCACAACGTGGACGCGGCGATCTACTTCAGCGACATCGTCGTCCCGCTCAAGGCCATCGGCATCGATCTCGACATCAAGCCCGGCATCGGCCCGGTCGTCGAGAAGCCGATCCGCACCCGCGCCGACCTGGCCCAACTGCGCGACCTCACCCCCGAGGACGTCTCCTACGTCACCGAGGCCATCGGCCTGCTGACCCGTGAGCTCGGTCCCACCCCGCTCATCGGATTCGCCGGCGCACCTTTCACCCTCGCGAGTTACCTCGTGGAGGGCGGTCCGTCCCGCACGTACGAGAACGCCAAGGCGATGATGTACGGCGACCCCGAGCTGTGGGCCGACCTGCTCGACCGTCTCGCCGACATCACGGCCGCCTTCCTGAAGGTCCAGATCGAGGCCGGCGCCTCCGCGGTCCAGCTCTTCGACTCGTGGGCCGGCGCCCTCGCCCCCGTCGACTACCGGCGCTCGGTGCTGCCCGCCTCCGCCAAGGTGTTCGACGCGGTCGCCGGATACGGCGTCCCGCGCATCCACTTCGGCGTCGGCACCGGCGAACTGCTCCGCCTGATGGGTGAGGCCGGCGCGGATGTCGTCGGCGTCGACTGGCGGGTCCCGCTCGACGAGGCCGCCCGCCGCGTCGGCCCCGGCAAGGCGCTCCAGGGCAACATCGACCCGACGGTCCTGTTCGCCTCCACGGCGGCGGTCGAGGCCAAGGCCCGCGAGGTTCTGGAGTCGGCCGAGGGCCTGGAGGGCCACATCTTCAACCTCGGCCACGGCGTCATGCCGGCCACCGACCCGGACGCGCTGACCCGGCTCGTGGAGTACGTCCACACCCGCACCACGCGCTGAGTCACCACGTGTGCCGGGGCCGCGCCCTCCTGCCGAACAGCAGGCCGCGCGGTTCCGGCGGCGGGGGAGTGCCCGCCTTGAGCGGCCAGGCGAGCAGCATGCCGACGAGGAAGCCCACCACGTGCGCCGCGTACGCCACCGTGCCCGCCTCGGAGACGCCCTCGCCGGACGAGTACACCGCCTGGAGCACGAACCAGAAGCCCAGCACCAGCCAGGCGGGCAGCCGCAGCGGCAGGAACACCAGGAACGGCACCAGGACCCACACCCTGGCCTTCGGGTACAGCACCAGATAGGCGCCCAGGACACCGGCGATGGCCCCGGACGCGCCGATCAGCGGGTCGCCCGAGTCGTCGTTGAGCAGCGCGAAGCCGTACGACGCCGCGTAGCCGCAGACGACGTAGAACAGCACGAAGCGCACATGGCCCATGCGGTCCTCGACGTTGTTGCCGAAGATCAGCAGGAACAGCATGTTGCCCAGCAGGTGCAGCCAGCCGCCGTGCAGGAACATCGCCGTCAGTACCGACAGCGCCGGGGACTTGTGGTAGTCCGGCGGGGCCACCACACAGCCCGCGGCGCCCTGTGCGCTCGTACCGACGTCGCCCGTGGGGACGAGGTGCGGCATCTGGTGGTGGATCAACTCCTGCGGGACCGCCGCGTACTGGTCCAGGAACGCCTGGAGGTGGCAGAGCTGCGACACGCTGCTGTCGCCCGCCACGGAGCCGGCCAGGCCGGGCGTGTACAGGAAGACCAGCACGTTCGCGGCGATGAGCGCGTACGTCACCCAGGGGGTGCGGCGCACAGGGTTGATGTCATGGACCGGGATGACCACAAGGAAGTAGTGCCCGCGATGGGCCCGGCGAATCGGTGCCGTACCGGTGAACACCCGCACGCATGCGTGCGTATGACTCCTCAACCGCCCGCGGCACGGGGAAGGCGGGCCGTGGGGACTACGTGAGGAACAACGATGAACGACCGTATTACTCCTCCGATGCACGCTCTCCCCGATGGTGAAGCCGAGCTCTCCCTGGTGGTGCGACTGCCGTGGGAGGACGTGGCCAGGCTCGGTCAGGAGGCAGGGCGGCTGGCATCCCAGATGCAGCGACCGGTGACACTCGACGAGGCGGTGAGCAACCGGCTCAGGTCCGCCCGGTCCGCCGCCCACGCCAAGCCCGGGAGTGAGCAGCCGGCCGCGATGCCCACCAGCGCCTCCGTGTCGGCGTTGCCGCCCCGCC
This is a stretch of genomic DNA from Streptomyces sp. NBC_00285. It encodes these proteins:
- a CDS encoding ribonuclease D, with product MTDAQETAADISLRTTGGGPPDDGGSSAAEAPIPLLEPREGIPPVIADADALAEAVAAFAAGSGPVAVDAERASGYRYGQRAYLVQLRRAGAGTALIDPVACPDLSGLGEALSGVEWVLHAATQDLPCLREIGMVPSRIFDTELAGRIAGFPRVGLGAMVEGVLGFVLEKGHSAVDWSTRPLPEPWLRYAALDVELLVDLRDALEKELDRQGKLEWALQEFAAIAAAPPAEPRKDPWRRTSGMHKVRRRRQLGVVRELWEARDRIAQRRDVSPGKVLSDTAIVEAALALPLNVHALAALNGFGHRMGRRQLDQWQAAVDRAKALAEAQLPQPGQPVTGPPPPRAWADKDPAAAARLSAARAAVSALAEQLSMPQENLITPDTVRRVCWEPPTVVTAESISEALAGFGARAWQVEQVTPVLVAALSA
- the hemE gene encoding uroporphyrinogen decarboxylase; amino-acid sequence: MSANETPTGKPPTATYESAFLKACRREPVPHTPVWFMRQAGRSLPEYRKVREGIPMLESCTRPELVTEITLQPVRRHNVDAAIYFSDIVVPLKAIGIDLDIKPGIGPVVEKPIRTRADLAQLRDLTPEDVSYVTEAIGLLTRELGPTPLIGFAGAPFTLASYLVEGGPSRTYENAKAMMYGDPELWADLLDRLADITAAFLKVQIEAGASAVQLFDSWAGALAPVDYRRSVLPASAKVFDAVAGYGVPRIHFGVGTGELLRLMGEAGADVVGVDWRVPLDEAARRVGPGKALQGNIDPTVLFASTAAVEAKAREVLESAEGLEGHIFNLGHGVMPATDPDALTRLVEYVHTRTTR
- a CDS encoding rhomboid family intramembrane serine protease, with product MVIPVHDINPVRRTPWVTYALIAANVLVFLYTPGLAGSVAGDSSVSQLCHLQAFLDQYAAVPQELIHHQMPHLVPTGDVGTSAQGAAGCVVAPPDYHKSPALSVLTAMFLHGGWLHLLGNMLFLLIFGNNVEDRMGHVRFVLFYVVCGYAASYGFALLNDDSGDPLIGASGAIAGVLGAYLVLYPKARVWVLVPFLVFLPLRLPAWLVLGFWFVLQAVYSSGEGVSEAGTVAYAAHVVGFLVGMLLAWPLKAGTPPPPEPRGLLFGRRARPRHTW
- a CDS encoding DUF3000 domain-containing protein; translation: MAAAQERLSDGTGGMDDAKAGDREGSGAAPPAFQAAVQALRTSRLRPQIEIESTRAPQRLAPHAYALEATVVDGDQDLADGRLVLLHDPDGHDAWRGTFRLVTLVRAELEPEMAADPLLPEVCWSWLTGALAGRGLSYGEPSGTVTRASSHYFGGLSERSPTSQIEIRASWTPREGLGGVPDVGAHLVSWCDLLAQVAGLPPAGPGDASVVTLPQRRDPQAR
- a CDS encoding response regulator transcription factor; the protein is MSVLLEQPASLVAYRPNKPTAMVVVADPRVRSTVTRHLWALGVRDVIEASSVAEARPRIANPRDICIADVHLPDGSGLTLLSETRAAGWPNGLALSAADDIGAVRNALAGGVKGYVVTGTRTNLGLPTRPGAAPIGAAAARMHRRPPGSPSHPGGYRELSGREVEVLRLVAEGQSNKAIGVSMGLSALTVKSHLARIARKLGTGDRAGMVAVALRTGIIH